A genome region from Trichoderma asperellum chromosome 7, complete sequence includes the following:
- a CDS encoding uncharacterized protein (TransMembrane:14 (i63-85o105-125i132-152o158-183i195-215o221-243i264-283o289-310i330-352o364-388i395-416o422-444i456-482o533-553i)), with product MSDTRQPEGPHYPLADLPSSSSPDTSDLESPGSKDEIKDVNQVLASDQNGESAQSESQYISGFALWVNMISLMLCIFLIALDMTIVATSVPAITNDFHGIKDQAWYAAAFFLTAGGCQSTWGKIYQNFPLKLSFLTAIFIFEVGSLICAVAPSSAVFIAGRVIAGIGSSGVGSGSYTIVAFIVEPKKRANYTAMLGAIFGIGSILGPSIGGAFAADVTWRWCFYINLPIGVPPVLGVIFFLRLPAVARPRQAPLKEKLLQMDPIGFVLLLGGIVTYLLAVQYGGVTKPWNSATVIGLLVTCIVAFILFGFIEMWQGERATVIPRLFKKRFVGLSMIYIAFQGGALYAMVYYLPLYFQAIRDDSAVLAGAHTLAFIIPGMLFILVSGIITTNTGMVTAVMFVGSAIATLGCGLSYLFDINTDTGTWVGIQIVCGIGLGLGFQIPLSTAQASVEAVDLPAVTAMLLEFQTLGGAIWVSAAQAAFVNRLLVSLPRLAPNVIPMEVIATGAGDLRKVFSPEDLPGILAAYSIGIRDAYLLICAIVGVSMLVAAAMPWKRIDPDAIKAAAGGA from the exons ATGAGCGATACACGACAGCCGGAAGGTCCTCATTACCCGCTTGCTGACTTgccgtcctcgtcttctccagatACCTCAGATCTTGAGTCTCCCGGCTCAAAGGACGAAATCAAAGATGTTAACCAAGTATTGGCATCAGACCAAAATGGCGAGAGCGCGCAATCGGAATCACAATACATTTCCGGTTTCGCGCTCTGGGTCAACATGATTTCTCTTATGCTCTGTATTTTCTTGATTGCCCTTGACATG ACCATCGTCGCAACCTCCGTTCCCGCCATCACCAACGACTTCCACGGTATCAAAGATCAAGCCTGGTATGCTGCCGCCTTCTTTCTGACCGCTGGCGGCTGTCAATCCACTTGGGGCAAGATTTATCAAAACTTCCCTCTCAAATTGAGCTTTCTCACAGCTATTTTCATCTTCGAAGTGGGCAGTCTTATTTGTGCCGTGGCGCCTTCATCAGCAGTCTTCATCGCAGGCCGTGTCATCGCCGGTATTGGGTCCTCTGGCGTCGGCTCCGGCTCCTATACAATAGTCGCTTTCATCGTGGAGCCCAAGAAAAGAGCGAATTACACCGCTATGCTTGgggccatttttggtatCGGAAGTATCTTAGGTCCCTCGATCGGCGGTGCGTTTGCTGCTGATGTCACCTGGCGATG GTGTTTCTACATTAATCTACCTATTGGTGTTCCACCCGTCCTTGGCGTCATCTTTTTCCTTCGCCTTCCGGCTGTCGCCCGCCCTCGACAAGCGCCAttgaaggagaagctgctccagATGGATCCGATTGGCTTTGTATTGCTGCTAGGAGGTATTGTAACATACCTCCTAGCTGTGCAATACGGCGGTGTAACGAAACCGTGGAACTCTGCAACTGTCATCGGTCTCCTCGTGACTTGTATTGTGGCATTCATTCTCTTTGGATTCATTGAGATGTGGCAGGGTGAACGAGCGACAGTGATCCCCCGGCTCTTTAAGAAGCGTTTTGTCGGGCTATCGATGATTTATATAGCCTTTCAAGGCGGAGCCCTCTACGCCATGGTCTATTACCTCCCTCTCTACTTTCAGGCTATCCGAGATGATAGTGCTGTGCTTGCTGGCGCACACACCTTGGCTTTCATCATCCCGGGTATGCTATTTATCCTCGTCTCCGGCATCATTACCACCAACACAGGCATGGTTACGGCCGTCATGTTCGTTGGATCGGCCATTGCAACCCTTGGCTGCGGTCTTAGCTACTTGTTTGACATTAACACTGACACTGGGACGTGGGTTGGTATCCAGATCGTGTGCGGCAtaggccttggccttgggtTCCAGATTCCCCTCTCTACAGCACAGGCGAGTGTCGAAGCAGTTGACCTACCGGCCGTCACCGCCATGTTGCTGGAGTTTCAAACCCTCGGTGGCGCCATTTGGGTGTCTGCAGCCCAAGCCGCTTTTGTGAACCGCTTGCTGGTCAGTCTGCCCAGGTTGGCTCCCAATGTGATCCCAATGGAGGTCATAGCTACTGGTGCTGGAGACTTGCGCAAGGTCTTTTCACCAGAAGACCTCCCAGGCATCCTTGCAGCTTATTCTATTGGAATCAGGGACGCATATCTCCTCATCTGTGCAATTGTTGGAGTTTCTATGTTGGTAGCTGCAGCAATGCCATGGAAAAGGATCGACCCAGATGCGATCAAAGCAGCTGCAGGTGGCGCTTAA
- a CDS encoding uncharacterized protein (EggNog:ENOG41), giving the protein MAICSFLSLTRSHPKAANTVQMGTPEFTLAAAEKQAGRKAWAYRQFIGKTPLVDKKDAELVAGKTAIVTGSNIGLGLETARQLLDLGVARLILAVRTVSKGEKARENLLAGRKNFKGEIEVWEIDMLSYDSILKFAERAKTLDRLDIAILNAGSYRAFEEFHSSTGYEDSIQVNYLSTIFLSILLLPILKTKAQTTPGRLTLVSSDTASWAKFEERKERPLLDFYKKKTDPKNWNHAERYATSKLLGQLFVSKLVEKVPSSAVTLNLVNPGLCYGTEIVRDGDGHFLGMIYRLGFRALGKPAPVGARSIVHAGVSFGEASHGQYTEDGEIRPLAALLYKPEGKEIAAQLWEETLAELPSAPVQESLQALSY; this is encoded by the exons ATGGCCATCTGCTCGTTTCTGTCCCTCACTCGCTCACATCCGAAAGCCGCAAACACCGTCCAGATGGGCACTCCCGAGTTTACCCTTGCCGCTGCAGAGAAGCAGGCAGGCAGAAAGGCGTGGGCCTATCGCCAGTTCATCGGCAAGACACCGCTTGTGGACAAAAAGGACGCCGAGCTTGTTGCCGGCAAGACGGCCATTGTCACCGGCTCTAACATTGGACTCGGCCTCGAGACGGCTCGTCAGCTGCTTGACCTGGGCGTCGCCAGGCTGATTCTTGCCGTGCGCACTGTGTCCAAGGGCGAGAAGGCCCGGGAAAATCTGCTTGCCGGTCGAAAAAACTTCAAGGGCGAAATTGAGGTCTGGGAGATCGACATGCTCTCATACGATTCCATCCTCAAGTTTGCGGAGCGCGCCAAAACCTTGGATCGCCTCGACATCGCCATCTTGAATGCCGGTTCTTATCGGGCATTTGAGGAGTTCCACTCGTCCACTGGCTACGAGGACAGCATCCAAGTCAATTACTTGTCGACCATATTCTTGTCAATCCTGCTATTGCCAATTCTCAAGACCAAAGCGCAAACAACGCCAGGCCGCCTTACTCTTGTCTCATCCGACACAGCCTCCTGGGCCAAGTtcgaggaaagaaaggagcGCCCGCTTCTTGATTTttacaaaaagaaaacggACCCGAAGAATTGGAACCATGCAGAGCGCTATGCAACGAGTAAGCTGCTGGGCCAACTCTTTGTAAGCAAACTTGTGGAAAAGGTGCCCTCTTCTGCTGTTACTTTGAACTTGGTCAATCCGGGCTTGTGCTACGGCACTGAAATCGTCCGCGATGGCGACGGCCACTTCCTTGGCATGATCTACAGGTTGGGATTCCGCGCACTCGGCAAGCCAGCTCCCGTTGGCGCCCGTAGCATCGTGCATGCGGGAGTCTCTTTTGGTGAGGCATCACATGGGCAATAcacagaagatggagagatacGTCC GTTGGCTGCACTTCTCTACAAGCCCGAGGGCAAGGAAATAGCCGCTCAGCTGTGGGAAGAGACATTGGCAGAGCTACCCTCAGCTCCTGTTCAAGAGTCACTACAGGCGTTGAGTTACTAA